A genome region from Cutaneotrichosporon cavernicola HIS019 DNA, chromosome: 5 includes the following:
- a CDS encoding uncharacterized protein (Major Facilitator Superfamily), whose translation MSDKDFNEKVHVVHYETAHNSHDADHAPDIRRVTSHGSRGRRPSHDKLPFTVSENEVTDQDIVEGEDLIRAHDEFTEKEYSRVIRKVDFIMMPMLMLLYGLQYSDKTSLSSGAVFGLLQDTNLSKAEFANLSTIFYVAYAVAQYPMMFMLQRFPLGRALAVCVIIWGSMVLCLAACNNYSQLLAVRFFLGWFEAVVTPGFAIFSAAWYLRKEQSLRQGLYYSMNSFFAVIFGVGIYYLADNAQRKGGIAAWRVINLFLGGLTVGMGFVFLAFGGTPDEVWWLSKREKRMAKARIVSNATGGGERQPWKWKQVRECLRDPQWYCALLFNLLPSIPNGAISTFMNLIFTGLGFTPLESVLFSLPMYGLCFVGMIISSIIVRYYVWMRFPIGIFWQCTVIVVLFFLGFAEDADKWTKYGVMVMGVCFSIGTFILAWPTISVNVAGRTKKSFFGGSSLIAYCIGNIIGSQVMRPDDAPLYRRGMTICGTVMIVNIVNTLVWWWHYKRENKKRNAEFLASGLTEEERDHQNFLAGELDLTDMENRHFRYLA comes from the exons ATGTCTGACAAAGACTTCAACGAGAAAGTCCACGTTGTGCATTACGAGACGGCGCATAACAGCCACGATGCCGACCACGCACCCGACATTAGGCGGGTTACGTCGCATGGGTCGCGCGGACGGCGTCCGAGTCACGACAAGCTGCCATTCACAGTCTCAGAGAATGAGGTTACGGACCAGGATATCGTagagggcgaggacttGATTCGCGCACATGACGAGTTCACCGAAAAAGAGTACAGCCGCGTCATCCGCAAGGTCGACTTTATCATGATGCCCATGCTCATGCTCTTGTACGGCTTGCAATATTCAGACAAG ACGAGTCTGTCAAGCGGTGCCGTGTTCGGCCTGCTACAAGACACGAATCTCAGCAAGGCCGAGTTCGCAAACCTCTCCACCATCTTCTA TGTGGCATATGCGGTTGCGCAGTATCCCATGATGTTTATGCTGCAGCGTTTCCCACTCGgacgcgcgctcgccgtctgCGTCATCATCTGGGGAAGCATGGTCCTCTGCCTCGCCGCCTGTAACAATTACTCTCAGCTTTTAGCTGTTCGTTTCTTCCTCGGCTGGTTTGAGGCCGTCGTCACTCCCGGTTTCGCCATCTTCAGTGCGGCATGGTACCTGCGTAAAGAGCAGTCCCTCCGACAGGGTCTGTATTACTCGATGA ACTCGTTTTTCGCCGTCATTTTCGGCGTGGGGATTTACTACCTCGCAGATAATGCGCAGAGGAAGGGAGGCATCGCGGCGTGGCGTGTCAtcaacctcttcctcggcggcctcacTGTCGGCATGGGAttcgtcttcctcgcttTTGGCGGCACACCAGACGAGGTGTGGTGGCTCAgcaagcgcgagaagcgcaTGGCTAAAGCTCGTATTGTTTCCAACGCTACTGGCGGAGGCGAGCGCCAACCATGGAAGTGGAAGCAAGTACGCGAGTGCCTACGTGACCCGCAATGGTACTGCGCGCTCCTGttcaacctcctcccatccaTTCCCAACGG CGCCATTTCGACGTTTATGAACCTCATCTTCACAGGTCTTGGGTTCACGCCCCTCGAATCGGTCCTCTTCTCACTGCCAATGTATGGTCTTTGCTTTGTGGGAATGATCATCTCATCCATCATTGTTCGGTACTACGTGTGGATGCGCTTCCCAATCGGAATCTTCTGGCAGTGCACAGTCATTgtcgtcctcttcttcctcggATTTGCCGAGGATGCGGACAAGTGGACAAAGTACGGCGTCATGGTTATGGGCGTCTGTTTCTCCATCGGGACATTCATCCTCGCCTGGCCCACTATTTCCGTCAACGTCGCTGGTCGAACCAAAAAGTCTTTCTTTGGCGGATCTTCACTCATCGC GTATTGCATCGGCAACATCATCGGGTCGCAGGTCATGCGTCCCGACGATGCACCGCTTTACCGCCGCGGCATGACCATCTGCGGCACAGTCATGATTGTCAACATTGTCAACACGCTtgtgtggtggtggcacTACAAGCGCGAGAACAAGAAACGCAATGCCGAGTTCCTCGCATCAGGCCTTACAGAGGAAGAGCGTGACCACCAGAACTTCCTCGCTGGCGAGCTGGACCTCACTGACATGGAG AACCGCCACTTCCGCTACCTCGCGTAA
- a CDS encoding uncharacterized protein (AMP-binding enzyme C-terminal domain) — MTITIYDSDYPAPFLPQQSIFDFLLPPGPGISPIPDWSPSQPLFIDGLDERVLSRGELRTNALRIASGLRALGVKRGDTACLWGFNSLEYIQAAYGLMAAGVVASPANAAYQPLEIVHQLNDSNSAAIFIAPALIPTFEKARLHLTDRFPDERVILLCKPEDKPPGSPFKLVTEIFGEPGEPEQFNGKDAQEVAWLGYSSGTTGLPKGVMTTHFNLTSQMQAAVLGIEHLESGHDCVLGVLPMSHVYGLAYLLMMPSTQGVPVVILPRFDEETTLQVIQKYKITYGLIVPPIVLVLLHSKLLDKYDISSMHSMVCAAAPLSVLQAEAFSAKFPDIKLMQGYGMTEASPATHVMAAHEADGHEGFCGRLLATFQARLVDHNTGLDAERGEPGELWLRGPNIMRGYHNRPEETAKSMAPGGWYKTGDVLTRRDDGWWKVVDRVKELIKYKGFQVAPAELEGLILKHPKVIDAGLCAVYDESQATELPRAYIVVAPDFKDDRKVGREVADWLATQVAPHKRLRGGVVVVDEIPKSPAGKILRKFLRERAAREWQAEVAAKGGARL; from the exons ATGACCATCACCATCTATGACTCGGATTACCCCGcgcccttcctccctcaGCAGTCCATCTtcgacttcctcctccctccggGGCCTGGGATCAGCCCAATCCCTGACTGGTCACCATCGCAGCCGCTGTTCATCGATGgactcgacgagcgcgtaCTGAGCCGCGGCGAGCTTCGGACCAATGCCCTGCGTATCGCCTCCGGCCTCCGAGCTCTGGGAGTTAAACGCGGAGACACGGCTTGCCTCTGGGGCTTCAACAGCCTCGAGTACATCCAAGCTGCATATGGACTCATGGCGGCCGGCGTGGTTGCGAGCCCGGCGAATGCCGCATA TCAACCCCTCGAGATTGTGCACCAACTCAACGACTCGAACTCGGCCGCCATCTTCATCGCGCCCGCGCTCATCCCCACATTCGAAAAGGCGCGGCTGCACCTGACCGATCGGTTCCCAGACGAGCGTGTTATCCTCCTCTGTAAGCCGGAAGACAAGCCTCCAGGCTCTCCGTTCAAGCTCGTCACCGAGATCTTTGGTGAGCCCGGCGAGCCCGAGCAGTTCAATGGAAAGGACGCACAAGAAGTCGCCTGGCTCGGCTATAGCTCAGGAACCACCGGGCTGCCCAAGGGCGTAATGACTACACACTTCAACCTCACGAGTCAGATGCAGGCAGCTGTGCTCGGCatcgagcacctcgagaGCGGGCACGACTGCGTCCTCGGTGTGCTCCCCATGTCGCACGTGTACGGCCTCGCGTACCTCCTCATGATGCCTTCGACGCAGGGCGTACCGGTTGTCATCCTCCCGCgctttgacgaggagaccaCCCTCCAGGTGATCCAGAAG TACAAAATCACTTACGGACTCATCGTGCCGCCCATCGTGTTGGTACTGCTCCACTCGAAGCTGCTCGACAAGTACGACATCTCGTCCATGCACTCGATGGTGTGCGCTGCTGCGCCATTGTCCGTGCTACAGGCCGAGGCGTTCTCTGCCAAGTTCCCCGACATCAAACTCATGCAGGGTTACGGGATGACTGAGGCCTCGCCAGCCACACACGTCATGGCTGCACACGAGGCAGACGGCCACGAGGGCTTCTGTGGGCGCCTGCTCGCGACGTTTCAAGCGCGTCTCGTAGACCACAACACGGGCCTGGACGCGGAGCGTGGCGAACCCGGCGAGCTGTGGCTTCGCGGCCCAAACATCATGCGCGGGTACCACAACCGGCCCGAGGAGACGGCCAAGTCGATGGCCCCTGGCGGGTGGTACAAGACAGGTGATGTGCTGACGCGCCGCGACGATGGGTGGTGGAAAGTTGTGGACcgcgtcaaggagctcatcAAGTACAAGGGCTTCCAAGTCGCGcctgccgagctcgagggcctcatcctcaagcACCCAAAGGTCATTGACGCTGGTCTCTGTGCGGTGTACGACGAGAGCCAGGCGACTGAACTTCCACGCGCGTACATTGTCGTCGCGCCCGATTTCAAGGACGACCGCAAGGTCGGGCGCGAGGTTGCCGACTGGCTCGCTACCCAGGTCGCACCGCACAAGCGtctgcgcggcggcgttgtcGTTGTGGACGAGATCCCCAAGTCACCAGCGGGTAAGATTCTGCGCAAGTTTCTCCGAGAACGCGCGGCCAGGGAGTggcaggccgaggtcgcggccAAGGGCGGTGCGCGGCTGTAA
- the APR1 gene encoding uncharacterized protein (Belongs to the peptidase A1 family) has protein sequence MYVAQLFAVLALVAQAVALPLDQPTTNLLALAEPVTIPITRKVNLVSPDTVPAGGEANMRAMTTGAIGTQGVLNRANVMYTVNVNIGTPPQTLEVQLDTGSRALWVHSNPCQAECPSKPGFNRGASSTYNNTGETYRMDYPVTHVTGEVGTDTVSLGGNAVPKQEFGVALPLVPRPEVELAGNARLDLTFSGVPYRIAAEDMYQFRGKANTSSMEETCFGNIFGWI, from the exons ATGTATGTGGCACAGCTCTTCGCAGTGCTCGCCCTGGTCGCCCAGGCAGTCGCGCTGCCCCTCGACCAGCCGACTACCAACCTGCTTGCCTTGGCGGAGCCCGTCACGATCCCCATCACTCGTAAAGTCAACCTCGTCAGTCCCGACACCGTTCCCGCTGGCGGTGAGGCCAACATGAGGGCTATGACGACCGGCGCTATTGGTACCCAGGGGGTCTTGAATCGCGCCAACGTGATGTACACAGTTAATGTTAATATAGG CACTCCGCCGCAGACCTTGGAGGTGCAGCTCGATACTGGCTCAAGAGCGCTGTGGGTCCATTCCAACCCATGCCAGGCAGAATGCCCGAGCAAGCCTGGCTTCAACCGTGGCGCATCCAGCACATACAACAATACTGGCGAGACCTACCGCATGGATTACCCAGTCACCCACGTCACCGGCGAGGTTGGGACCGATACCGTCAGCCTCGGTGGAAACGCCGTCCCCAAGCAAGAGTTCGGCGTGGCGCTCCCGCTCGTTCCCCGACCCGAGGTGGAGCTAGCTGGGAACGCTCGA CTCGATCTGACCTTCAGTGGCGTGCCGTACCGCATTGCAGCCGAGGACATGTATCAGTTCCGCGGCAAAGCCAACACGAGCAGTATGGAGGAGACCTGCTTCGGCAACATCTTTGGGTGGATCTGA